One genomic region from Argentina anserina chromosome 2, drPotAnse1.1, whole genome shotgun sequence encodes:
- the LOC126782409 gene encoding uncharacterized protein LOC126782409: MSDQNQQQQPPPAPPPPPPPPPAQQPSNQGDPPAPDAQQPSDRGLTPPQQQQPPSASAPPPGYPPPPEGYHAREDTYPPPGYPPAGYPQPGYAPGYTSPPPPPQGYPQEVHASRDAYPPPGYPPQGHYSPPPAGYPPQGYPAPGYPPPGYPPPGYPPQGYPPQGYSPQGYPPPHPGPYYAAQPARPPPQASSGMGCCQACLAALCCCCMLDCLLDM; the protein is encoded by the exons atgagcGATCAGAACCAGCAACAACAACCGCCTCCCgctcctccaccaccaccaccaccaccaccggcTCAACAGCCTTCTAATCAAGGTGATCCTCCTGCTCCAGATGCTCAACAGCCTTCTGATCGGGGTCTCACTCcccctcaacaacaacaaccacCTTCTGCAAGTGCTCCTCCTCCCG GTTATCCACCACCGCCGGAAGGATATCACGCAAGAGAAGACACTTATCCACCGCCGGGGTATCCACCAGCGGGATATCCTCAGCCAGGATATGCGCCGGGATATACTTCACCACCCCCACCACCTCAAGGCTACCCACAAGAAGTACATGCCAGCAGAGACGCTTATCCACCACCAGGGTATCCCCCACAAGGGCATTATTCACCACCTCCTGCAGGGTACCCTCCCCAGGGTTATCCTGCTCCAGGCTACCCTCCCCCGGGATATCCTCCTCCTGGATATCCGCCACAGGGATATCCTCCTCAAGGTTATTCACCCCAAGGATATCCTCCTCCCCATCCGGGACCGTACTATGCCGCGCAGCCCGCCCGCCCTCCACCCCAAGCAAGCAGTGGCATGGGTTGTTGCCAGGCCTG